From Solanum stenotomum isolate F172 unplaced genomic scaffold, ASM1918654v1 scaffold9649, whole genome shotgun sequence:
TTCTTAACATTCTTGATACTGACTTTATTGAAGAATTGATCCAAGTTAAAACCTCGCCCATCAGCATCTTCTGGCCAATCAGGGTCTTCCTCATCAACAACAAGAGGGTAATCAGCCAAAAGCTTTTGCATCTTTTGTCTTCTCTCAACAGGATCTACCTCTTCCTCAACGTCAGGAGACATTTTAATGACATCTCTTATCTTCCTCCTCCATTCCCGCCTTTCATCCTCATCCATATGAAAGTAATCGTCCCTCTTATGACCTCCATCAGAATCAGATTCAGATGCATCTCCATCATCTTCCTCTCCATTGCCAAATTTGAGCAACTCTTCTAGCTTCGAAACTTTTGATCCCTTTTGTCTGAGACCATGAACCTGTTTCAATAGTCCATTGTCATAAACAGGGATCTTGAAGAATATGAACATGTAATACAGATTAACGGCAATGGTGATGTTCAGACAATAAGAATAGAAGTGGAGAAATGTGCATACCATTAATTGGGACCTCCAAAATTTTGGCACTGATGGACCaaaattattcaatttcaaGGAAGAGAGAGTAGAACTTCTAAGTTTGTTTCTCCTTTGTGGGACAATTCCAAACACTGAAGGGAAGTTTCTCAAGCATTTCTCTTGTAAAGGTGGGGCCAAAAGCTGCAGCCTTAGGCTGTGTTGTAATTCCATTGTTCTAAAAGATTAAAAGCATTGACACTTAACATAAGAAAAACTCCATGCAATAGCTAGACAAGATAATGGAGAGAAAAAATAGTTATGGCATGAAATTATCCCATTTTCCCAATTTAATACAGGGACATCAGCTCTTCTATTTTTTTCCCACATTTTTCCGACTTCTTTATCAGTGTTTACTCATCATGTACCCTATGCAGGACAAATAACACTTGGTTTAAAGGTCAAATATAAGAAAACATATTTCTAGAATGAGGCTTGGAatgattatgcattttcttTGAATTCCTTGTCATTCCTCAGGTATTAGTATCTGAGAAACAGTTGACTTCATTTCCTCAACAAGCACAACTGAAAATGCAAATAGCATCTCTAAGATCACAAATAATACCAAAAGGGGAAGAAGTGCAATGTCAAATAGTTGGTACAACTGAAGAATAGGCCGAATAGCTGCCACCCAATAGCAAAATGCACCAGTGTTTCAAATTGAGATGTGTCTAAACTGTATCAGAAATGGGAACTTCATTTTTATCAACAATTGAGTTTTTTCTCAACATCACAAAAGAACATATTCCCTACGTAGCCTTTCACTCGTCTGTCCATCGTGATTCGTACATGGTATGCCCACATGACATGTCTCTGGCAAAGCCCTCCATTCCTGGTTCTCCTATAGTTGGATCTTCTCGAACCACAAGAATCCTTAGTTAGAATGGGATACCAACTTAGCACCTTTTGAGTGAGATTTTGGAAGAGTTGCTTCTCCTCCTACTAGGATAAAAGATCCCATTGAAGCGGCTAATCCCATGCATATTGGATGGACATCTAGCCTCACAAATTGCATAGTATCATAGGTATTACCCAGCACCAGATTGATACATGTTATAGATgatgaatcaatttttttattagtccGCCACTTTATCTTCTTTTTGGGTCTTTCTTGAACGAATACATTTCTATGGAAAAATAGAACGTCTTGTAGAAGTCTTACCAACCTTAAGAACCTATCTTACAACTCCTAGATATTAAAACACATATCTTAAGAATCTTTTTAATCAATTTGCAAAATGACTGGATTCCACATCGTAGACAAGGAAATAGCATTGGATCTGTTTGTTAGTATCTGAATCTGATTAAGCCAACTCGTTTTCATGTTGCACTAGAGATGGCCCAAGGACATATCCTGATGCAGCACTTATACCTAGCATTTGCTAACTGGAACTAATCCTAGTATTACTCGCAAATCCTGCCCACATGAGCCTACTGACGTAACTTAACTACACCTATTATATAACATTAAGAAACTTTTTGACTGCATCAGCAACCACAGAAAACGATAATCAACCATTCTCAATAAGTTGCTTCAGTCCCAAAGAGTTGCAAAATCCCTATTTGAAGTGCTAATATTCAATCTTAATAAGGGTAAAACAATAAATCGGACAGCAGTTAGAATCCCTGCTCCTAAGCCCCAACATATGAGGAAATCCACTAATTTACTATTACTAACTAAATAAACAAATCCAAGGTTATTGCTCTCATCCATTTCCAGTTACACTCACCAATTACTCGCCTATAGTTTCGATGAAAACAATACACTAACTTGTCACCCTTGGACTATCTTAACTCTAACTTTGTTCCCGCCGTTACCATTCGGAGAAAAGACCCCTACTTCATCATTCTTATCTCTATACTTGGAGATTTAGAAATTCAATGTAGTAGTTTTCCACTTAAAGACTAATCCATTTATAAACCACAACAGCCATGTATTCCTTGTTCAAATTGCTTTATTTAAGCCAGGAGTCTACCGGAAACAACATCTCTACCTCTACGAGGcagggtaaggtctgcatacactaTGTCGTTATTGTTGTTCCATATCAAGAAGCAAATGCACAACAAATATGAAAAGCACAAATAGATTTATGCATAGctgaagaaaaaagaggaaaagattGAGAGTTTAAAGCACATAAATTCAGTAGCTAAAGAGTTCTTACTTGTTCAGATTAGTGTTTCTTGAGCTTCTCACTTCTCCACAGGTCAGTGTGAAGTGAAAGTTTTTccccaatttttcttttaagttttttttgttattgttgagaTAATGGCATGGAAGTACCAATCAGATAAAATATTGACAGAAAATGGCTTAGTTTACAATGATTAGCAAGTTCCATCCCAATTTGAtatgtttataaatatatttggtaAATTGTTGCCAATTAATTGAACCCTAATTTATATTAGGAAAAAGGGTTAAATTGTAGTCATATGTGGTtgaatttcattaatttttgcAGAGTTGGTAAAATACTCCCTAACAAAGGTGATTTTGTAATTAGGAAATTCGAATCAGactacttaccactccaccactcACTTCAATCATGTTTGCTTGATCTTTGGTTATTTATTACATAATTTCGATTATTCTTGCTTAAATTTCAATCATACATGCTTGAAGTTCAgttatatatagttaaaattCAGTCATTGTACCTCACTTTAGCCCTTTTTTTTATCGAACTTTTGTCGTACATAGATATATTCAGTCATACATAATTAAAGTTCAATTTCTTGAACTTCACTTCActgatatgtataaattttaaaaagaaatccgataaaaaataactaaatttcaATAGTACATAACTTCATCGTTGATTTTCTCAAGCCTAAAGTAGGTATATAtgctaaaattttaaaaaattggatacaaattaaatagttttgttAAAACCGGCTGCTCGTGaaatttttacccttttataGTCACATGAGTTCGGACTAGGATTTAGGCCCATTATTGGATTATGATTGGGCCAAATATGGACTCTTTATTCTTTAGAGCTCTTTTTTCATGATTATCCCAAATGGAAATTGGAATTTATCCAtctttgtaaaaaaaaagattcgTCTCTTTAAAAAATGACACTGCAATATTCGTTGATATTAATCTAAtctaattagaatatttgatattttgtagTTGTGC
This genomic window contains:
- the LOC125853159 gene encoding thioredoxin-like fold domain-containing protein MRL7L, chloroplastic produces the protein MELQHSLRLQLLAPPLQEKCLRNFPSVFGIVPQRRNKLRSSTLSSLKLNNFGPSVPKFWRSQLMVHGLRQKGSKVSKLEELLKFGNGEEDDGDASESDSDGGHKRDDYFHMDEDERREWRRKIRDVIKMSPDVEEEVDPVERRQKMQKLLADYPLVVDEEDPDWPEDADGRGFNLDQFFNKVSIKNVKKDDDENDDDNELVWQDDDYIRPVKDLTTAEWEETVYKDISPLIVLVHNRYKRPKENEMVRDELEKAIHIIWNCRLPSPRCVAIDAVVEVDLVSALKVSVFPELIFTKAGKILYREKVSRTADELSKMMAFFYYGAAKPPCLSGIENFQELIPTV